One Symphalangus syndactylus isolate Jambi chromosome 9, NHGRI_mSymSyn1-v2.1_pri, whole genome shotgun sequence DNA segment encodes these proteins:
- the KCTD7 gene encoding BTB/POZ domain-containing protein KCTD7 yields MVVVTGREPDSRRQDGAMSSSDAEDDFLEPATPTATQAGHALPLLPQEFPEVVPLNIGGAHFTTRLSTLRCYEDTMLAAMFSGRHYIPTDSEGRYFIDRDGTHFGDVLNFLRSGDLPPRERVRAVYKEAQYYAIGPLLEQLENMQPLKGEKVRQAFLGLMPYYKDHLERIVEIARLRAVQRKARFAKLKVCVFKEEMPITPYECPLLNSLRFERSESDGQLFEHHCEVDVSFGPWEAVADVYDLLHCLVTDLSAQGLTVDHQCIGVCDKHLVNHYYCKRPIYEFKITWWTWVYPIPGQGSSIPIAENPVYLFSYPALPKTHLNPSGRLYRGP; encoded by the exons ATGGTGGTAGTCACGGGGCGGGAGCCAGACAGCCGTCGCCAGGACGGTGCCATGTCCAGCTCCGACGCCGAAGACGACTTTCTGGAACCGGCCACGCCGACGGCCACGCAGGCGGGGCACGCGCTGCCCCTGCTGCCCCAGGAG TTTCCTGAGGTTGTTCCCCTTAACATTGGAGGGGCTCACTTCACTACACGCCTGTCCACACTGCGGTGCTATGAAGACACCATGTTGGCAGCCATGTTCAGTGGGCGGCACTACATCCCCACGGACTCCGAGGGCCGGTACTTCATCGACCGAGATGGCACACACTTTGG AGATGTGCTGAATTTCCTGCGCTCAGGGGACCTCCCACCCAGGGAGCGTGTTCGGGCTGTGTACAAAGAGGCCCAGTACTATGCCATCGGGCCCCTCCTGGAGCAGCTGGAGAACATGCAGCCACTGAAGGGCGAGAAGGTGCGCCAAGCGTTTCTGGGACTCATGCCCTATTACAAAG ACCACTTGGAGCGGATTGTGGAGATTGCCCGGCTGCGTGCGGTCCAGCGGAAGGCCCGCTTTGCCAAGCTTAAGGTCTGTGTCTTCAAGGAGGAGATGCCCATCACCCCCTATGAGTGTCCGCTCCTCAACTCCCTGCGCTTTGAGCGGAGTGAGAGTGACGGGCAGCTTTTTGAGCACCACTGTGAAGTGGATGTGTCTTTTGGGCCCTGGGAGGCTGTGGCTGATGTTTATGACCTGCTGCACTGCCTGGTCACGGACCTCTCGGCCCAAGGCCTCACCGTGGACCACCAGTGCATCGGAGTGTGTGATAAGCACCTCGTGAACCACTACTACTGCAAGCGCCCAATCTATGAGTTCAAGATCACATGGTG GACATGGGTTTACCCGATCCCTGGCCAAGGATCCAGCATTCCAATAGCTGAAAACCCTGTATATCTTTTCTCCTATCCTGCCTTACCCAAGACACACTTGAACCCCTCAGGAAGGCTATACAGAGGGCCATGA